In Flavobacterium cerinum, one genomic interval encodes:
- a CDS encoding pseudouridine synthase: MLEIIYQDDYLVAINKPHGLLVHQSPIARDASEFAIQLLRDQIDKKVYPVHRIDRKTSGILLFALDKEVNKNLTEQLTLKTVVKKYWAIVRGFTPDEQLIDYALYKDNGALQEAQTIIKTLAKVEIDIPSGKHSTSRYSFVEAFPLTGRMHQIRKHMAHILHPIIGDRPHGCNKQNKIWLEKFKMNTMLLHAQKLVFTHPVSHEKVVLTARPQEEFIRAAGIMGFYIDEKNCVSIGDK; this comes from the coding sequence ATGTTAGAGATTATTTATCAGGACGATTATTTAGTTGCCATCAATAAACCACACGGTCTTTTAGTGCATCAATCTCCTATTGCAAGAGATGCTTCCGAATTTGCAATTCAGTTGTTGCGGGATCAAATTGATAAAAAAGTATATCCGGTTCACCGGATTGACCGTAAAACTTCGGGAATATTACTTTTTGCATTGGACAAAGAAGTGAATAAAAATCTGACGGAACAGTTAACGTTAAAAACCGTTGTAAAAAAGTATTGGGCAATTGTAAGAGGTTTTACACCTGATGAGCAACTTATAGATTATGCTTTATACAAAGATAATGGGGCTTTACAGGAAGCACAAACAATCATTAAGACTTTAGCAAAAGTGGAAATCGATATTCCTTCGGGGAAACACAGTACTTCCCGATATTCGTTTGTGGAGGCTTTTCCGCTAACCGGCAGAATGCATCAGATTCGCAAGCATATGGCTCATATTTTACATCCGATTATCGGTGATCGTCCTCACGGATGCAACAAACAAAATAAAATATGGCTTGAAAAATTTAAAATGAATACGATGTTACTCCATGCTCAGAAGTTGGTTTTTACACATCCTGTAAGCCATGAAAAGGTGGTGCTTACCGCTCGCCCACAAGAAGAGTTTATACGAGCAGCAGGAATTATGGGGTTTTATATTGATGAGAAAAATTGTGTTAGTATTGGGGATAAATAG
- a CDS encoding DUF5958 family protein gives MKIQNDIKINQFGQNLLTITDIINYFDSLEKSEKDDFIKKLIFFILQLKPTKEDVESAIKLSGLKETYTPIVLIKLSYDYNNLNKIINLPDNEFKKSLSLLLALYFTAYQKQFTSEGFFPTKWWLNDLSNYNNIIKVEQLSDFRVILKKIYNSQAIETGTIMTALIEFSITLYEKNLIEKRLELYAFNNLYPQKGLNIYKSIYSDTASLIIIKGINDLAFENINLAIY, from the coding sequence ATGAAGATACAGAATGACATAAAAATAAATCAATTTGGACAAAATTTGTTAACCATAACTGATATTATAAACTATTTTGATTCTTTGGAAAAAAGTGAAAAAGACGATTTCATAAAAAAACTTATTTTCTTCATTTTACAATTAAAGCCCACCAAAGAAGATGTTGAATCTGCAATAAAACTTAGTGGATTAAAAGAAACATATACTCCAATTGTTTTAATTAAACTGAGCTACGACTATAATAATTTAAACAAGATTATTAATCTTCCCGATAATGAATTTAAAAAGTCTTTATCTTTATTATTAGCATTATATTTTACAGCATATCAAAAACAATTTACTTCTGAAGGTTTTTTTCCTACTAAATGGTGGTTAAATGATTTATCAAATTATAATAACATAATTAAAGTTGAACAACTAAGTGATTTCCGTGTTATCTTGAAAAAAATATATAATTCTCAAGCAATAGAAACAGGAACAATAATGACTGCGTTAATAGAATTTTCAATTACTCTTTATGAAAAAAACCTAATTGAAAAGAGACTTGAATTATATGCCTTTAATAATCTTTACCCTCAAAAGGGTTTAAATATTTATAAAAGCATATATAGTGATACTGCATCATTAATAATAATAAAAGGCATAAATGACTTAGCCTTCGAAAATATAAATTTAGCAATTTACTAA
- a CDS encoding T6SS immunity protein Tdi1 domain-containing protein, which yields MPENLIKRLGTPEIVGKIDVTVIKTKYEALLNHFEDSTILLDHLAYFGEAIFKNGIVAFVNPTDYEDLLNGFPKLRQQSIMPFAKTAMGNFYLIGEVDDEICLAFYNIHTEEYSYVDYEFSLFFQTLFANKLHMENEAYGHFEFPAVEQFGAVALDECLAFVPALVLDGEENINNIQKVNLKEQLRLLAQAFS from the coding sequence ATGCCCGAAAATCTTATAAAACGGTTAGGAACGCCTGAAATTGTCGGAAAAATTGATGTTACTGTTATAAAAACAAAATATGAAGCGCTTCTAAATCATTTTGAAGACAGTACTATCCTTTTGGATCATTTAGCCTATTTTGGAGAAGCCATTTTTAAAAACGGGATAGTCGCATTTGTTAATCCGACAGATTATGAAGACCTATTAAACGGATTTCCTAAATTAAGACAGCAATCCATTATGCCTTTTGCCAAAACGGCTATGGGCAACTTTTACCTTATAGGAGAAGTGGATGATGAAATATGCCTTGCTTTTTACAACATTCATACTGAGGAATACAGTTATGTGGATTATGAATTTTCGCTTTTCTTTCAAACTTTATTTGCAAATAAATTGCATATGGAAAACGAAGCTTACGGGCATTTTGAATTTCCCGCTGTAGAACAATTTGGAGCCGTTGCGTTGGATGAATGTTTAGCCTTTGTTCCGGCTTTGGTTTTGGATGGTGAAGAAAATATCAACAATATTCAGAAAGTAAATTTAAAAGAACAATTGCGGTTGTTGGCACAGGCGTTCAGTTAG
- a CDS encoding tetratricopeptide repeat protein, whose protein sequence is MKQTLNSIIFFLFAQISFGQNAEELNRQSKDLLGQGNYKEAFPVLKKAAESGNAEAQYNLGYFLQSGAAGEKNEKEAIEWYKKSSDNGFNNGHYAMMMAYGNGEGIEQNSEKAFEYALKCANNDDPTCVWNVAECYVTGNGVQQSIPKFKEWIQRLAKLQNPENLTQSGYITSARLELAHFHKDGKYFAKDLYQSYLWYLIYNEYKIDFSILKQNEVIEEIKELEKSLSKQQIGSASKDAEKLLGRKLYNLSQLYKNSL, encoded by the coding sequence ATGAAACAAACTCTTAATAGCATTATTTTCTTTTTATTCGCTCAAATATCATTTGGCCAAAATGCTGAAGAATTGAATCGGCAGTCAAAAGATTTATTAGGACAAGGAAACTACAAAGAGGCCTTCCCTGTTTTAAAAAAAGCGGCCGAATCAGGAAATGCCGAAGCTCAATATAACCTTGGATATTTCCTTCAAAGCGGTGCAGCCGGTGAAAAAAATGAAAAAGAAGCAATTGAATGGTATAAAAAATCGTCTGACAACGGTTTTAACAATGGACATTATGCCATGATGATGGCATACGGAAATGGTGAAGGAATTGAACAAAATTCTGAAAAAGCTTTTGAATATGCCTTAAAATGTGCTAATAATGATGATCCGACTTGCGTTTGGAATGTTGCGGAATGCTATGTAACAGGAAACGGTGTTCAACAAAGCATTCCTAAATTTAAAGAATGGATTCAAAGATTGGCAAAACTTCAAAATCCTGAAAATCTTACACAAAGCGGATACATCACTTCGGCTCGATTAGAACTTGCTCATTTTCATAAAGATGGAAAATATTTTGCCAAAGATTTATATCAAAGTTATCTATGGTATTTGATTTATAACGAGTATAAAATTGACTTCAGTATACTGAAACAGAATGAAGTTATTGAGGAAATTAAAGAACTTGAAAAAAGTTTATCAAAACAACAAATAGGCTCAGCTTCGAAAGATGCCGAAAAATTACTCGGAAGAAAATTATATAATCTAAGTCAATTATATAAAAATTCGCTCTAA